One window of Podarcis raffonei isolate rPodRaf1 chromosome 15, rPodRaf1.pri, whole genome shotgun sequence genomic DNA carries:
- the MRM3 gene encoding rRNA methyltransferase 3, mitochondrial has protein sequence MAAFMRGARAPFLLLRPALGSAAGRRGVRALKRSPVRVLPSVAETREEQRQVVPGPPQPKAGPSKKPRDQAGWESKAPKAAAAKEEKKGPERKEAELCFQKAQSGDKRLSKVVTLAKSRSFRERHGKILLEGRRLITDALAAGAVPQTLFFSAIEHLKELPVDKLKGVSLVKVKFEDLKTWSDVITSQGVIGIFSRPDHAKMPYPKVQQEHALPLSLICDNIRDPGNMGTLLRSAAGAGCSRVLLLKGCVDAWEPKVLRAGMGAHFRLSILSNLDWGVLPSYLVPDTCVHVADCSQAQAQATPAVAQNAASHGWVSRPYNLKAKPALQDWDRDLDGSEDERQESGRLEVQPYSEPWMEGPATAVVIGGETNGVSTEARQLAQSTGGKRLVIPVVPGVDSLNCAMAASILLFEGKRQMKLSEAGRNPVSGIWQNC, from the exons ATGGCGGCCTTCATGAGGGGAGCGCGAGCCCCCTTCTTGCTGCTCAGGCCGGCCTTGGGCAGCGCGGCCGGGCGGCGAGGGGTCCGCGCGCTGAAGAGGAGCCCCGTCCGCGTGCTGCCCTCCGTCGCGGAGACGCGGGAGGAGCAACGACAGGTCGTCCCCGGCCCCCCTCAGCCCAAGGCCGGCCCTTCGAAGAAGCCTCGGGACCAGGCCGGCTGGGAGAGCAAGGCCCCAAAGGCAGCGGCCgcgaaagaagagaagaaggggCCGGAACGCAAAGAAGCGGAACTCTGCTTCCAGAAGGCGCAATCCGGAGACAAGAGACTTAG CAAAGTGGTGACACTTGCCAAGTCCAGGTCATTTCGCGAGAGACACGGGAAGATCCTGCTGGAGGGCAGGCGACTCATCACCGACGCGCTGGCAGCTGGCGCCGTTCCCCAGACACTCTTCTTCAGTGCCATAGAGCATTTGAAGGAACTGCCAGTGGACAAGCTGAAAGGCGTCAGCCTTGTTAAGGTGAAGTTTGAAGACCTCAAGACCTGGTCTGATGTCATCACATCTCAGGGTGTGATTG GAATCTTCTCCAGACCAGACCACGCCAAAATGCCGTACCCAAAAGTCCAGCAAGAACATGCGCTGCCCCTCTCTCTGATCTGCGACAACATCCGCGACCCAGGGAACATGGGCACCCTCCTGAGATCAGCTGCTGGAGCAGGCTGCAGCAGGGTGCTGCTTCTAAAAG GCTGCGTCGACGCCTGGGAGCCCAAAGTCCTCCGGGCAGGGATGGGAGCTCACTTCCGCCTCTCCATCCTTTCCAACCTAGACTGGGGGGTCCTGCCAAGCTACCTCGTCCCTGACACCTGTGTGCATGTGGCTGACTGCTCCCAGGCACAGGCACAGGCCACACCGGCAGTGGCACAGAACGCTGCCAGCCATGGCTGGGTCTCGCGGCCCTACAACCTGAAGGCGAAGCCGGCTCTGCAGGATTGGGACCGTGATTTGGATGGCAGCGAAGACGAGAGGCAAGAATCGGGCCGGCTGGAAGTCCAGCCTTACTCTGAGCCCTGGATGGAGGGTCCCGCGACGGCGGTGGTGATTGGTGGGGAGACCAACGGCGTGAGCACGGAAGCCAGGCAGCTGGCCCAGAGCACTGGGGGGAAGCGGCTGGTCATCCCAGTGGTCCCTGGCGTGGACAGCTTGAACTGTGCCATGGCTGCCAGCATCCTCCTCTTCGAAGGAAAGCGGCAGATGAAGCTGTCAGAGGCGGGGAGAAACCCCGTTTCCGGGATCTGGCAGAACTGTTGA